One Candidatus Schekmanbacteria bacterium DNA segment encodes these proteins:
- a CDS encoding radical SAM protein, producing MNNSRPKLGLGYISSFLKKYLPGIEISLSFWGDGIVDDITRLDPDIIGFTSTTETFNKVVKKAKFIKDKFNKPLIIGGNHITLLPQELPEWIDIGVIGEGEETILELISNFITKGKLADEGINGIVFWKDGKPITTKERDLIEPMDKIPFPDWDLLSINAEGPGHIMTSRGCPYKCVFCSPSALWKYPRFFSPERVVSEIKHIVETYNRDYMLIYDDLFIADKKRTIEISERICAEGLNKKVRFECLANVNLFTSDIADALRKMNVFRISFGMESGSPEVLNYLKCGKVTHEKIIKAVKLGIDKGFEVLGSFVLGVPCESKDDILMTYNFIKNVGLTEIGVNIATPYPETRLWDDSVKAGYIDGDKWDDSLYCMKTVTPQTIAEKKILSPVDKDIFIALYKMIIDLDSSLIDRRVRLRNLREKTVQILKSKDEKNKRVLDVWCENGTLGAAIKSDSHTEIIGLNPDSESVIDATRRLDAVLTDEKSLLSTQSAENKFDCIIYNDRLGKEKNVKSLLLRHIEYLKDDGKIVISLPNKMHFSKIAYLLFNITRPPFETVDGTHQYGIWGNPDQNISSEITIYELMEILKQLNLNIDEVFTILSNDHSLLNDMKEIVRKNGCDTNEFLERVKPIRYFIVASKLHAQKTIFPQDSFNI from the coding sequence ATGAATAATTCGAGACCAAAGCTCGGGCTTGGATATATCTCTTCTTTTCTAAAAAAATACCTTCCTGGAATAGAAATAAGCTTGTCTTTTTGGGGAGATGGAATTGTTGATGATATCACAAGATTAGATCCTGATATTATAGGTTTCACCTCTACCACAGAAACCTTTAACAAGGTTGTGAAAAAAGCAAAGTTTATAAAAGATAAATTCAATAAACCGCTCATAATTGGAGGCAACCATATAACACTTCTTCCGCAGGAACTTCCTGAATGGATAGATATTGGTGTAATAGGCGAAGGTGAGGAAACAATTTTAGAGCTTATCAGCAATTTCATAACAAAAGGAAAGCTTGCAGATGAAGGAATAAATGGAATCGTCTTCTGGAAAGATGGCAAACCGATTACAACAAAAGAACGTGATCTGATAGAACCTATGGATAAAATCCCGTTTCCTGACTGGGATTTACTTTCAATTAACGCTGAGGGCCCCGGCCATATAATGACATCAAGGGGCTGTCCTTACAAATGTGTTTTTTGTTCTCCGTCGGCGCTCTGGAAATATCCTCGATTTTTTTCTCCCGAAAGAGTGGTAAGCGAGATAAAACATATAGTTGAAACATACAATAGAGATTATATGCTCATATATGATGATTTGTTTATTGCTGACAAGAAGAGGACTATAGAAATAAGCGAGCGGATATGTGCTGAAGGACTGAATAAGAAGGTCCGCTTCGAGTGCCTTGCAAATGTAAATCTATTCACTTCTGATATAGCTGATGCTTTAAGAAAGATGAATGTTTTTAGGATAAGTTTTGGTATGGAATCAGGGTCTCCGGAGGTGTTAAATTATCTCAAATGCGGGAAGGTTACCCATGAGAAAATAATAAAAGCAGTAAAACTTGGGATTGATAAAGGATTTGAGGTGTTAGGCTCTTTTGTTTTAGGAGTTCCCTGCGAGAGCAAAGACGATATTCTTATGACATATAATTTCATAAAAAATGTTGGGCTTACTGAAATCGGAGTAAATATTGCAACTCCCTATCCTGAAACAAGGTTGTGGGATGATTCTGTTAAAGCCGGGTATATAGATGGGGATAAATGGGATGATAGCTTGTACTGTATGAAGACGGTAACCCCTCAAACAATTGCAGAGAAAAAAATTCTTTCTCCTGTTGATAAAGACATATTCATTGCTCTTTATAAGATGATAATAGACCTTGACAGCTCCCTCATTGACAGAAGAGTTCGTTTAAGAAATCTAAGGGAAAAAACAGTTCAGATATTAAAGAGCAAAGATGAAAAAAATAAAAGAGTTCTTGATGTGTGGTGTGAAAATGGAACTTTGGGTGCAGCGATTAAATCAGATTCTCATACTGAAATAATTGGATTGAACCCGGATAGTGAAAGTGTAATCGATGCTACAAGACGCTTAGACGCGGTTTTAACTGATGAAAAAAGTCTTCTGAGTACCCAGTCAGCAGAAAATAAATTTGATTGCATAATCTATAATGACCGGTTGGGCAAAGAAAAAAACGTAAAATCTTTACTCCTTAGACATATAGAGTATTTGAAAGATGACGGAAAAATAGTAATAAGCCTTCCCAATAAGATGCATTTTTCCAAAATAGCTTATCTTCTTTTCAATATAACAAGACCTCCTTTCGAAACAGTCGATGGAACACATCAATATGGAATATGGGGAAACCCTGACCAGAACATTTCATCAGAAATAACTATTTATGAACTGATGGAGATTTTAAAGCAGCTTAATCTCAACATTGACGAAGTTTTTACTATTTTAAGCAATGACCATAGTCTTCTTAATGATATGAAAGAGATTGTCAGAAAAAATGGCTGTGATACAAATGAATTTCTCGAAAGGGTAAAGCCCATAAGATATTTTATAGTTGCAAGTAAGCTTCATGCCCAGAAGACAATCTTTCCACAGGACAGTTTTAACATTTAA
- a CDS encoding PEP-CTERM sorting domain-containing protein: MKIKKWVRLMVLGLCVMTLSTFGVISGANATLWTLTDTNSTVTIDSQSQTGMSNWVVDGIDNLFQQWFWYGIGTGPEFSIDTLTLTSETLYSPSILDLVYQNNLISVDVIYFLTGGSIGSGNSDVGETIVIKNLTETSLNLRFFQYTDFDLGGTPNDDTAYRSNANTMHQTDGSGYTFSEVVGAPAASHYQVDIFPTTLNALNDLLPTTLLDNPGPVTGDVTFAWQWNTVINPRGSFIISKDKLIDVNPVPEPATILLIGAGLMGVYAVSRKRG, encoded by the coding sequence ATGAAGATAAAGAAATGGGTAAGATTAATGGTATTAGGTTTATGTGTAATGACTTTGTCAACATTTGGAGTCATTTCAGGAGCAAATGCAACCCTGTGGACACTTACCGATACTAATTCAACAGTTACAATTGATTCCCAATCACAAACTGGAATGTCTAATTGGGTTGTTGATGGTATAGACAATCTATTTCAGCAGTGGTTCTGGTATGGAATAGGGACAGGACCTGAATTTTCAATAGATACTTTGACACTAACAAGCGAAACACTTTATTCTCCAAGCATTTTAGATTTGGTATATCAGAATAATTTGATTTCTGTAGATGTCATCTATTTTCTTACAGGCGGCTCTATCGGAAGCGGGAACTCTGATGTTGGAGAAACAATTGTAATAAAAAATTTAACTGAAACATCCCTCAATCTTCGTTTCTTTCAATATACAGATTTTGATTTAGGCGGCACTCCAAATGATGATACTGCGTACAGGTCAAATGCCAACACCATGCACCAGACAGATGGAAGTGGCTATACTTTTAGTGAAGTAGTAGGCGCACCAGCTGCTTCACATTATCAGGTTGACATATTTCCAACAACTCTGAATGCGTTGAATGATTTATTGCCAACAACCCTTTTAGATAATCCAGGTCCTGTTACCGGTGATGTAACATTTGCATGGCAATGGAACACGGTTATAAATCCAAGGGGATCTTTCATAATAAGCAAAGACAAACTAATAGACGTAAACCCTGTACCTGAACCAGCAACAATATTGCTTATTGGCGCAGGCTTGATGGGAGTTTATGCAGTATCAAGAAAAAGAGGGTAA
- a CDS encoding PEP-CTERM sorting domain-containing protein, with the protein MILALLVILTITSTSNATVWTLMNNNSTVQIDSQSQSGMFNWNVDGVDHMFQQWFWYRIGTNPESSIDTLTLGSQTLIAPNILKLSYSNAKVAIDVTYVLSGGTTGSKTSDVGESIRIKNKTTSALDMHFFQYTDFDLGGTPNDDTAVRSNANTILQTDANGTYFSEVVATPQANHYEIAEYPTIKNLLNDTYPSTLSDNGGPVTGNVSFAWEWDRVLSAGGTLLISKDKIIDVNPVPEPATILLIGIGLVGTFAISRRKH; encoded by the coding sequence GTGATATTAGCACTATTGGTGATTCTTACCATCACTTCAACGTCTAATGCAACAGTATGGACATTAATGAACAACAATTCTACGGTTCAGATTGACTCACAATCACAAAGCGGGATGTTCAATTGGAATGTAGATGGCGTAGACCATATGTTCCAGCAATGGTTCTGGTACAGGATAGGAACAAATCCAGAGAGCTCTATTGACACATTGACGCTTGGTAGCCAGACATTAATAGCTCCTAATATTCTCAAACTTTCATACAGCAATGCTAAGGTAGCTATCGATGTAACATATGTATTATCAGGCGGAACAACTGGAAGCAAAACATCAGATGTTGGAGAATCAATAAGAATTAAAAATAAAACCACATCTGCTCTGGATATGCACTTTTTCCAGTATACTGATTTTGATTTAGGTGGCACTCCAAATGATGATACGGCAGTTCGCAGTAACGCTAATACTATTCTGCAAACTGATGCAAATGGAACTTACTTTAGTGAAGTTGTTGCTACCCCCCAGGCAAATCACTATGAGATTGCCGAGTATCCGACAATTAAGAACTTGTTGAATGACACATATCCTTCCACCCTTAGTGACAATGGTGGTCCTGTTACAGGAAATGTATCATTTGCATGGGAATGGGATAGAGTGCTGTCAGCAGGTGGAACTCTATTAATAAGCAAAGATAAAATTATAGATGTAAATCCTGTTCCTGAGCCAGCAACAATTTTATTGATTGGCATCGGTTTAGTAGGCACATTTGCAATATCAAGACGCAAGCATTAA
- a CDS encoding DUF1847 domain-containing protein, which produces MPLPKCTESCSNKSLNQICYRGTKNFPQDCPTCQEPEIMEAALTKYKNDAKVEKIFQAAAKVESQGYCKWTRVQESLEFAKLYGARKIGIASCVGLMTETSLLAGLFEKNGFEVLSACCKTGSFDKTEAGIAEKDKIRPSQFEATCNPIAQAELCNKFETDFNFLMGLCIGHDSLFIMHSKAPVSYIVVKDRVTGHNPAAVFLTAGTYYRKLFEGK; this is translated from the coding sequence ATGCCTCTTCCAAAATGCACTGAGAGCTGCAGCAATAAGAGCCTGAATCAAATATGTTATAGGGGAACTAAAAACTTTCCACAAGATTGCCCTACTTGTCAGGAACCTGAAATAATGGAAGCAGCGCTCACCAAGTATAAAAATGACGCCAAAGTGGAAAAGATCTTTCAGGCTGCTGCAAAAGTTGAAAGCCAGGGGTATTGCAAGTGGACAAGAGTGCAAGAGTCATTGGAGTTTGCAAAACTATATGGAGCCAGAAAAATTGGGATAGCTTCATGCGTTGGACTTATGACTGAAACATCTCTGCTTGCAGGACTATTTGAAAAGAACGGTTTTGAAGTCTTAAGTGCCTGTTGTAAAACCGGTTCCTTCGACAAGACAGAAGCGGGAATAGCAGAAAAAGATAAAATCAGGCCTTCACAATTCGAAGCAACCTGCAATCCAATTGCTCAGGCAGAACTCTGTAATAAATTCGAGACCGATTTTAACTTTCTTATGGGGCTATGCATAGGACATGATTCCCTCTTCATAATGCATTCAAAAGCTCCTGTATCCTACATAGTCGTAAAAGACAGGGTAACAGGTCATAATCCGGCGGCAGTTTTTCTCACAGCCGGAACCTATTACAGAAAACTCTTTGAAGGAAAGTAA
- a CDS encoding cobalamin B12-binding domain-containing protein — protein sequence MEILLIQPPVEDFYQTCQRTEPIGLAYLAASLKENGFSAKILDCQAGSKKYAIELPSSLQYLKEFYIPGNLSPFKLFGHFYHFGRSFEEIENEIKKCGAHIFGISTMFSTYHGEALKVAGIIKKADKKNIVIMGGVHASSMPFELLKNPYVDYVIIGEGEESLPLLLEAIKNEKPSSISNIDGIGYKVDGQIKINPKVNWIDNLDLLPFPDREILHTESYKIGRTRSTKIFTSRGCPFPCTFCSVKIAMGCSLRTRSPQKIIDEIMYCRKELGIEAFDFEDDNLGYDQEVFEEVLDLITENVGERKLRLYAMNGIFPSVLSEPILKKMKRAGFENINLTFASKDETIRTKLGRIDKVKDFLNALNLAYKSNLKVTAYVFLGVPGQTIKGMIDDLLFLAEIPCLIGASIFYPVIGTPLFNEYSKKGLFDSSTDLLRLRSPAFPIETEEFSRKDIFTLFYLARLLNFSKLLENTDIKKIVSAINPEVNRPYLFSEKKLNEYEVGVFFLNLFFKKRKIFGIRFIKKSDKRFQYEIYRENCSEKVIDVFIAMIKEKRTLFPWILNSENS from the coding sequence TTGGAAATTCTTTTGATTCAACCTCCAGTTGAAGACTTTTATCAGACCTGTCAGCGAACTGAGCCAATCGGTCTTGCATACCTTGCTGCAAGCCTTAAAGAAAATGGTTTTTCTGCGAAGATTCTTGACTGCCAGGCTGGTTCAAAAAAATATGCTATAGAACTGCCATCATCGCTCCAATACCTTAAAGAATTTTACATCCCTGGCAATTTAAGTCCCTTCAAACTATTCGGGCATTTTTATCATTTTGGCCGTTCTTTTGAAGAGATAGAAAATGAAATAAAGAAATGCGGGGCACATATCTTTGGAATTTCAACGATGTTTTCAACCTATCATGGTGAAGCGTTAAAGGTTGCCGGAATAATTAAGAAGGCTGACAAAAAAAATATCGTCATAATGGGGGGAGTTCACGCAAGCTCTATGCCTTTTGAACTGCTCAAAAACCCTTATGTTGATTATGTGATAATAGGTGAAGGTGAAGAAAGTCTTCCTTTGTTGTTGGAGGCTATAAAAAATGAAAAACCATCCAGCATATCTAATATTGACGGTATAGGGTACAAGGTTGATGGGCAAATAAAAATAAATCCCAAGGTAAATTGGATTGATAACCTGGACCTGCTTCCCTTTCCAGACAGGGAAATTTTGCACACAGAATCTTATAAAATCGGGAGAACTCGTTCAACTAAGATTTTTACGAGCAGAGGATGTCCCTTTCCCTGCACTTTTTGCTCTGTAAAAATTGCTATGGGATGCAGTTTAAGGACAAGGTCTCCTCAAAAAATAATAGATGAGATCATGTACTGTAGAAAAGAACTTGGAATAGAGGCTTTTGATTTTGAAGATGATAATTTGGGTTATGACCAGGAAGTTTTTGAAGAGGTGCTTGACCTCATAACAGAGAATGTTGGTGAAAGAAAATTAAGACTATATGCCATGAATGGAATTTTTCCATCTGTCTTGAGCGAGCCAATTCTGAAAAAAATGAAACGTGCAGGATTTGAAAATATAAATCTAACATTTGCAAGCAAGGATGAAACAATAAGAACCAAGCTTGGAAGGATTGATAAGGTAAAAGATTTTTTAAATGCATTAAATCTTGCATACAAATCAAACTTAAAAGTGACTGCATATGTTTTCCTTGGAGTTCCCGGGCAGACTATTAAAGGGATGATTGATGATCTTTTATTTCTTGCAGAGATACCATGTCTTATTGGTGCCAGTATCTTTTATCCGGTAATAGGAACTCCTCTTTTTAATGAATATTCAAAAAAAGGGTTATTTGACTCATCAACCGACTTATTAAGGCTTAGAAGTCCGGCATTCCCAATTGAAACTGAGGAATTTTCGAGAAAAGATATTTTTACGCTCTTTTATCTTGCGAGGTTATTGAATTTCAGTAAGCTTTTAGAAAATACTGATATAAAAAAAATAGTTTCTGCAATTAATCCTGAGGTTAATAGGCCTTATCTTTTCTCTGAAAAAAAATTGAATGAATATGAAGTAGGTGTTTTCTTCTTAAATCTTTTTTTCAAAAAACGGAAAATTTTTGGGATTAGGTTTATCAAGAAATCAGATAAACGTTTTCAATATGAAATTTACCGCGAAAACTGCTCAGAAAAAGTAATTGATGTTTTTATTGCGATGATAAAAGAAAAAAGAACATTATTTCCTTGGATTCTCAATTCTGAAAATTCCTGA
- a CDS encoding formylglycine-generating enzyme family protein, producing the protein MFTQKNGKESVSLQPTEIMEDKTLSAGMKMIFIKGGKFDIGDTFDEGDEDEKPVHRVSVDDFYLSESEVTVGQFREFVKATGYMTEAENGEGMYAWNGSLWISQIGLYWDKPGFSQSDDYPVVGVSWNDAVAFTEWLSKRSGLKYRLPSEAEWEFAAREGGKKIKYSWGNSEPDGSNCNYADSNTSFTWADKNHNDRYINTAPAKSYPPNSLGLYDMNGNVWEWCSDWYDGDYYKNDIKEKPNGPSSGSVKVLRGGSWSSRAWYLRCSYRYRFAPAFRLYLIGFRVARQ; encoded by the coding sequence ATGTTCACACAAAAAAATGGAAAAGAAAGTGTATCTCTGCAACCAACTGAGATAATGGAGGACAAAACATTATCTGCAGGGATGAAGATGATATTCATCAAAGGAGGAAAATTTGATATTGGAGATACCTTTGATGAAGGTGATGAAGATGAGAAACCTGTGCATAGAGTCAGCGTTGATGATTTCTATTTATCTGAATCAGAAGTTACAGTGGGTCAGTTCAGGGAGTTTGTGAAAGCCACTGGCTATATGACAGAAGCAGAAAATGGAGAAGGCATGTATGCCTGGAACGGCTCACTATGGATTTCGCAAATAGGGTTATATTGGGACAAACCCGGTTTTTCTCAATCCGATGATTATCCTGTTGTGGGAGTATCCTGGAATGATGCAGTGGCTTTTACTGAATGGCTTTCAAAGAGGAGCGGGTTAAAATATCGATTGCCTTCAGAGGCTGAATGGGAGTTTGCGGCAAGGGAAGGCGGGAAGAAAATTAAGTACTCATGGGGCAATAGCGAGCCTGATGGCTCTAATTGCAACTATGCAGATTCGAATACAAGTTTTACATGGGCAGACAAGAATCATAATGATAGGTACATCAATACTGCTCCGGCCAAGTCTTATCCGCCCAATAGTCTGGGATTATATGATATGAACGGTAATGTGTGGGAGTGGTGTTCAGACTGGTATGATGGCGATTATTATAAGAACGATATCAAAGAAAAACCTAATGGACCATCTTCAGGAAGCGTTAAAGTTCTTCGCGGAGGATCCTGGTCAAGTAGAGCATGGTATCTCCGGTGTTCTTACCGTTACAGATTTGCTCCCGCTTTCAGGCTATACCTAATAGGATTCCGGGTTGCCCGGCAATAA